A single Vulpes vulpes isolate BD-2025 chromosome 16, VulVul3, whole genome shotgun sequence DNA region contains:
- the LOC112922554 gene encoding uncharacterized protein: MSGCKGGNKSLKQPKKQAKEMDEEDKAFQQKQKEEKKLKELKAKAARKGPLATGGIKKSGKK; the protein is encoded by the coding sequence ATGTCCGGTTGCAAAGGTGGCAATAAGTCCCTGAAGCAGCCCAAGAAACAGGCCAAGGAGATGGACGAGGAAGATAAGGCATTCcagcagaaacagaaagaggagaagaaactCAAGGAGCTAAAAGCCAAGGCTGCGAGGAAGGGACCTCTGGCCACAGGTGGAATTAAGAAATCTGGCAAAAAGTAA